The sequence ggggcgtgctggtcttttcttttttcttttctttatgatCTTTCTTTAATCTGAACCAAATAGTTTTAGTTACCTTAACTTGACCAAACCTTAACCGTAGAAAAACTACttacatactatatactgtacattaaaatcATAATTACATTTCCAGAGGTGGAAAAAGCCCAAATatattctacttaagtaaaggtaCTATTACTTTAATGAACTTTTACTTCAGCATAAGTACAATTACCAGTATAAAATTCATCCACGTAAAAGTACAATGTagctcatttaaaatgtactgaGAGTAAAggttacttagttactttgggggaggggggtattCAAACTCATTAttcttatttaattaaaaatcgCAGTCTTGTGCGAAGGGCACAAagccaaaaaacaaagaaagaaaaaacaatgccaaaattagttttttttattaagtaacAGATGTGATAGCAAAGTACAATACTTCAAACAACACATACTTAAAGGAGAAATCTggcgcaaaatgaacctaggggttaataacacatgggtacCGAGTCGACTGTTCTCTGAGAAATGTTTCcatgctaatcgaatgtgaccagttttagcgCAAACCATTAATTAGCTTGTAACGCTAGTCGTCGGTGCACCGGTAAAGTAAAACGAAATCGCTATTTCTATACCACCACATAACATGATGAGGGTCCCGACATGTAAACCGAAGctttgagaactttgtaagtgtacagacagtttcTTAAAAAGATAGTTTATAAAGACAATACCATTCACATTTACAGGGaggcgccatcttgggaaaaccGTTAAGATCAGTCGAACAATGAACACCGTGCAACCAGTAATCAGTAACATAGCTCAAGAATGGCAATTAGCGTGAAAACATATACCAGAGAACGATTAACGCTTGTTAACCCCTGGGTTCATTTTTGCGTCGTATTTctcctttaagtaaaagtaaaattacagatCTTCAAAACTAAGCtaccttaatttaaaaagtacACACAAAAATTACTCAATTACAGTAACGTGAGTCATTGTAATTAGTAACTTTCCACCCCTGGTCATTTCTATAATGGTAAGATGAACTTTTTATTTTGGAAGACTTAAGGCATTACTACCTCTGAATGTAATCTCAGTCTACTCACCATGACGCCTCCTCCTATAAAGCCCCCCATGTATTTGACCTCCTCTGTGAGTTGGCCCTCTGCGGCTGCATACTGTGTGTCAAAGTCAGGGAAGAAGAGAATGATGTTGCAGATCATGGACACTAGAGCCAGGACGTAGAGCGGAATGGCGATAAACTTAGAGCAGGCTCCCGTGCACATGGTGGCGGCAGGTTGAGGTTgttcaaaaaggtaaaaatgtcaaaaaacccAACTGCTCCTCCAGTCTATATATTCAGACTCTCCTTGACGAAAGCTTTTCCTCTGTCACTTGGAAAAATGTGAGGATTGCTTGCTATCACACTTCAAGTGCAGCCTCATGCATCAGATGTCCCAGAAAGTACAAGGAAGAACTGTTGAAATATATATTAGAGGTTTTGGTGGGTGGAGGGTATAAAGGTGGAGCTATAGAGGAGATAGGTCTGATGATCACCCTCTTTATGACCCACACTTTATGCCGTGGGTGTGCACGTTGTTTCCATGCGAGCCATAAAAGGCAGTGGTCTACATTATCTGTTTGTGAGTCAACAGCACAACCTTTCTTATTAAGCAGAGAATAGAAAACAACGCAATACACAACCAACAATGTTAAGTACTTTTCCCGCATTAGCACATATTGGTCATTTTTTGGGACTGGggttatataatattatttggATCAATGATAAGAACACCCTGGGCCCTgcatcttgcacccggcgcagcgcaaGTTCGTCGCAAGTGTCTCTGCTATAttaagaccaacgcagttgtcaatttcctgtcCAGTGGCCACGTCGTTTAGACAGCAACAGCACCTTGGCCCATCTGTGCGCCCGTGGGCgtgttggtcttacagggaggcgtgttcaagtacattttttgcatattgctatcttgaggcagcaggaagtgagcacgccattgaccaacaaaaacctgggcAGCATTTCATCGTTATTTTAACAGCATCTTAGCAAAATGCGCCTAGGCTCGGGCACAgcgtgcacactatgcttgttacacacagggacacgcagcagcacacaaacatgcaaaagattagaaatacaaatatgatGGTTCAAATCCTCCGTCATAACAGCAATGCGCCAAGTTACAAACaggcctggcttttaaagggagtgcgagatgacactctgattggtttattgcccaaaacacacctatgaattaatgtaGACATTAAGTGCAATCCTTTTGAACCATGCCACCGttgcacagacccttttttgcgctgtcaaactagcaaaagtggactTGGACACGCcttaaacgcacctgcgccaagCGCATCACGCTGTGCGCTTacatcgttaaaatagggccctgtAGGTGTGTTGAGACTGAACGCGAGGCAACTTTTAAAGGCAGTTCAATGTTACATATGGTTCATGGAAAGATGTGAGCacaaaccatagactgtaaaaatagtgGGCGTAGCATTGGTGACGTCAGCCACtggtttgtggactgccgtCATTTTATCGGTATTTTGGAGCCTGAAGTGACCATATTTGGACAAAagggtggagctggggaggaaTTCAACTCTTCTTATAGTATGTGTCCATACACGCGTTGTTTTCACGGACGGAATCGCCTCGCTTCCCAGCATCGCATGCTAGCGGGCTCGCCCCAGTTTCTCCTCACGAACCACTGCGATGGCTGCAGCTGACAAACTCGTCACGTGGGGCTAGCTACTCCTGAATTTCAAAACCGGCCATAATGGTGGCTCGTTACGATCTCGTATTTGacaaaaaatagaaagataGTAACATTATAAGCAAGAAAttggccatgcagttgctggaGGAGTCAaaagttcttcttttccttgacccaactgtcccgttgttATCCCacaccccgttcttcttttccttgacccaactgtcccgttgttATCCCacaccccgttcttcttttccttaacccaactgtcccgttgttATCCCacaccccgttcttcttttcgtTGACCCAACTgtttgcagacatgctgtcatCACAGCTCTTGACTCAGCTGTAGATCCAGGCCTCTCTGCCAGAGGATTCTCCTTTAACCTTAACATAAATTCTCTTTTATCAAACACTGATAGTTTACAAGTGTGtaagcgtgtgcgtgtgtgtgcgtgtgtgtttgtgatttgaTTACCTTGTCAGTAAATGAGGGCCCTAGTCAAATGTGTAACTGTAGGGAGTATAAAAAATAGACTTTAACCATTTAAGCATTTATGTCACATCTACatcagtcagattcactgtgttcactcagaaggaatcacttcacacggggaggcacttttaatgacattttgaacatatttAGATGCTAAAAACGTGTTTACaacttgccctgttcaagcctgctaacgctagcaggaggataactcggtttAGGTAGCACCGATTGGTTCGGTTTTTCTCTCTAccgacagcactccaaatttccaaacaacagagctacgtgtttgAGTAGACCGGAATTATCCTTTAAAGTTATGGTAAGGTGCTTTCAacggtcgcagcgctgcctggaagtaGACGTTGGGGGCTCAAAAAAGCATTGAGCAATTGGAACACCGATTACCATTTCTCCCTATTCACAACCACCTGTTATCATGTGACATCACCGTGACAACTGCACAAGCTCCACTGATCTGAAAGGGTTTTTCATTACACAAAATTTACAAGGCCATGAATGAAACTTTTCCCACTGTAAACGTGTAAATTAATAATCATAAATGTTAATAATCAACAGACTCTGGAGTGTAGACCTTCAACTCACCATTGGTCATTAACTTATTGAAGGTCTAATGGTCAttactaaaaaaatatatacatcaTGGATTAAGATGAATAATCTTATTTTTACGTCATAAACATTACAAGCCATCTTTTTCTTGGAACTATCCTGCAGCTACCAATTATGTACAGAAGATTTATAATCTATGTAACAGAGAGGTACAGCTACAGAGTTCCTTTCTGTGATATCATATCTGTGATATCTTCTATGTTTGTGTCTATAACAAGCTCCTTTTACAGAAGAACATCAGACGCAGTGTTTCCCCAAACGACGTTTATGaggttttattgttgttttatggtGCTATATGGTGATGTTGAATAAGTAGATCCTGTTTGTGCCTGGTACTACCACTCTGATGGTATTCtgacacacattaaacacacccacacacgacGATTGACGTCATAATTTGCATGTAAGGGGAAAAACAGaagggtttgggggggggggggttagataAGAGTACTGTAAATTCAGAGTACAACAAAGAGACAaccccctctgtctctttcagttcctgtcttcagctgccCTCTCAATTAATGgccaaaaaaggcccaaaatcATCTTTAGAAAATGTCCTAAAAGACTTTAATGGCGCTTGATTGGCGATGGAAAGTGTAACCTACGAGAAAGCACTCTTGTCCTGAAAGATTCAGACCACTGATCAGTTCAAAAgtacagcgtgtgtgtgtgtgtgtgtgtgtgtgtgtgtgcgtgtgcgtacgcgcgtgtgtgtgtgtgtgtgtgtgtgtgtgtgtgtgtgtgcgtgtgtgtgtgtgtgtctaatggAACATACTCAAGGTTTTATCCTAAGTACAAATTGTCTTTACTTTGTGTAACTGCCGcagggttagtgttagggttagATTACACCAAACTTTATTGATTTATAGGTATGATTTTATCATGGTGCGTGTAGACAGATGCTGCGTACTGTCTACCTGTCTTATATTGTATTCTACCTGTCttaaacataactttttttaGTTCATCTGTTGGTTGTCAAAGTGGTTTGTCTGTGAAGGACATGAATTATTACCACATTACACTTCGCACTTTattgatttcattatttttctttgttccttttccttgtatttttgttgtatttattcagttcttatttcaaatatttcttTCTCGCATATTTATGGCTCTTGCACTTTCCCATGTTCCTTTTTATTGGGCTCCTTCTGTCTAAGACAGGCTCCAGAATGTCCAAAACTCTGATCTAGGCGTCCTTACCCCACCAAGACCTGGCagcacacccccccccccccccccccccccccccccccccccaccctcatcACCTTCACTGCTCCCAATTAAGTCCTGCATCAAAATCCTGTTTCTCACCTACCAATCGCTCCATGCCCTGGCCCCAACAGTACCTCTCTGACCTCTTCCATCCATACACCCCACCCCGAAACCTGCGGTCCTCAGACGCTGGCCTGCTCTCCATTCCCTACACCAGACTCTGTACCTTTGGAGCCAGAGCCTTTATGTGTTGCAGCCCCATCCCTCTGGAACCCCTGCTGTTATCTGAAATGCTAAACAAAAACCCCACCTGTTCGTCACAGCCTACAACCTCCCTGAGAGTAGCCACTGTACTTCTGTAGTctccttgggtttcatgaaaggcgctatatgtaaattaaaattattatgcTCTTTGGTGATAAATAAAGCTgaatctgtatctgtatcaatACAGacacaaattaatttattaattttttgggGAAACAATTGAcaattattttgtacatttagCAGACATATTAAAACAgcaattctgttttatttatagtatcaaatcataacaagagttctcTCAATACACTCTACAGATTGTGTAAGTCTaaaccacactctataatttacaaaggccCAACAATGACAGTAATTCCCAGTAATAATGTAAGTTTTGGTGCTATTTATTGACGCGGGCTGACTCACTATATTTCTGGGTCAGTCTCCTGTGCGAAGCGCCATTTTCTTTTGAACTAGTCAAATGAGCACTTTGTGCTCtcatgtactgttttttttctttctttttactgtccgttttgtctgttttgtgtgttgcatgttgtgtgttggtCTACAAAGTTTTAAGGATGTCCCGCCTCTTAGACTGTAAACCTAGTTTACCTACGGGTACCAATGAAGGAACCTGAACCTGAACCTGACCACGGCAAACTGTTCAACGTCCCCATTTTATTTCTAGGCTTTAAACAGCAACGTGGCTTTCTTACGTTAATCATTACGGAGTTATCTGTTCAGTGTTATCTTGACTTGACACGACAGTCGGTTACGTTGGCTAACTCCCAGGCTGTACCTGTCTTATCATGTTGGTAGCTGAGGTTACCAGCAGCGCCAACTGTCCAGAGGCGTACTCAGTTCGGATCAATCAGGAACGGACAGATAAAACCGATTGTCACTGCCCATTCCTGCATTATACCTGGCataaagtgaaaacacacagtgagagggtcGAAGTTTAAGATGGAACATGGAAAACCCTGAGAAGTCGGGTCATTTTCTCATGGACTTCTATGAAAGAGATTTATTTTTGCAGCTACAATCTGTACAGTCAGCACATTACTATTCTGGACGAATGAAACTAGAACACACTTCCAATAAATAACGTGAAGCCTAACCGGGTCTGCATCTGGTGTTGAGTCAACACTCTTTTCAGCAAATCAGGACAGGACGTTGTTTCCATATAAATATGTAGGGTTTTttacttgttactttttttaatatgaattTATGTTGACCACTGTTCATTTCGAGATGCAAAATTATGAAATTCCTTCATGAAAAGAGTCTTTGTGTGCGGACATTTTATGGCATAATTAGACAGGGACAGTGCAGATGTGACAGGAAGTAAGGGGAGACTAGGAGGGAAAGTGGGTGGGTgtcttcagaatcagaatcagaatcagaaatactttattgatccccgaagggaaactctgtgttgtacaatattataaatagagtagaaatacaagaaataaagaaatataaggaattggatacgtacggtatttacataaaggaatgttattatacattatttacataattcacataattaaggattttcAGTGACAAGCAGAAGATACGTCATCCCAGATCCTGACTCTGCTATAGATCCAGGCTTCTCTGCCAGAGGATTTTGGTTTTGTCAAACACTGATAGTTTTGTAGaaatacaagtgtgtgtgtgtgtcttttatttAACACCAAcaacttcactttgttttatttatatttatcattaCTGTAGGCTACACCACCTTTATGTTGTTATCTCTGTCTGCTCTGTGCATGGATGTCATATATAGCCTATTGCTCTTCTTAAGACgtcttccttttttccccttattTTAGTTAGTAGTTTTTCCTGACCTATTTTTGCCTATACGGACAGAGGGTGCACTATGCTATACAGGCTGTAAAGCCCTTTTgggcaaatttgtgattttgggATATATACATATCATATATTTAACTTTGACATAAAAGGGTTGTTTTCTGCTGTTCAGAGTCAAAGAAGAAACATCTAAAGTTATCTTAATCAAAAAACAGAAGAACTAGTGATGTTATACAGACTCCGGTCCAGCAGGTGGCGATATTGCCCCTGTTACGATGGTTTGCTCTAAACAGTTGCTATTCCTCGGATCTTGTCAATGCCTAGGATGGCGAAAGAATGTCCCGCCCCACTCTGtatctgattggctagtagcGTTGGTGGGCTTGGGCATAACACCAgtgtaagccaatcagaggaagTAGGGTGGGACATTTCCGTGTCCTTTTCCATCCTAGGAAACGCAAATTCGAATGTGTAAAGGTGGAAGCAGACGGAAGTTGATGGCTTGTCCATGCTAACGTGATGGGGACCGACAGTAAAGTAGTCTCCGGTCAATTTCAAAGAGTCTCTCTGTCAGAGTCACAGTTAGACTTCCCTGGACAGCCGTACTCCGTGTCCGTACTCAAAGCCGGGTACTGTCTCCCTCAACCTGGCGGCACGTTCAGAGCGGACGGGACCGTCACACTCTTAACCGGAACCAGGACTAttctggtggacaccggtgggcCGTGGGACCGGGACTTTCTCCTAGCGACACTGAAAGAGAGGGGTTTGGACCCGGGGGACATTGACGTGGTCGTGGGGACTCACGGACATTCAGACCACGTAGGAAACCTGAGTCTGTTCCCAGCAGCGATGATGATAGTCGGGTATGATATCAGCGAAGGGGACACATACCGTCCCAACAAGCTAGCAGAGGGACATGCCTACTGTATTGACGAGCATGTGAGTATCAATGGGGATTTAAAGGGGAAGGGACTCCGTCTAAAGCATGGGCTCCAGTTAGCTAAACAGCTCTAATTAATCACAACATTCACTTCCTGTTGTCTAAAAAAAGAACTTTCTGTGACAAAGAAGTCCTCAGAACAGTAAAAGACATTTATAACGCAGTGCTATTATTCTGTGTGGTGAAAAAAAGTCTAATTAGTAAAGTATGTCAGACAGTCTGTGTACTGGTCCTGAGAAAAACTAGATTGAGttagatttcaaaataaaagattatttttttgtataatcttttattttgaaaactgaCAAAATCTAGTTTGGATGAAATTTTCTGAAACTAACACGTATTTCTGAACTCAGGACTTGGACTGGGACTAAATCTAAAAATAGTTAACAAAAATAACACTACATAGAGGAAAATCTGAATCAGATTTATTGACCAATTATGTGGACAtatattttggatttttggCTCCAGTTTTTCATTGCTCTCAATGTACTGAAATAGACCTACAGCTAAAACTAGGAAAATATATTATACAAAACAACCTGGCATTTGTAGACGGAGAGACAATGGTGCAAAAGATGCTTGAATAATTATATAGGATGTTTCACAGTGAAAAGAGatttaaaaggaaagaaaaaaggagtgTAACTGTGACGGAGCTGAGCAGCCTTGTGCGTTCTGCTGCTCTTCCCTCAGGCATTGACAGCATCACGTCTCTCCCACAGGTATCTGTAGTTCCCACTCCCGGACACACGGGACAAGACGTCAGCGTCCGGGTGACGGGAACCTCGGCGGGCACGGTGCTTGTtgctggggacttatttgagtGCTGCGCAGACGAGGACAGCTGGCGGGACCTGAGTATGAACACTGCAGTGCATGAGGTCAGTCGCTGTGAGGCACTGCGCACCGCTGATGTCATCATCCCGGGACACGGACTCCCTTTCCGAGTCCTCAGGAACTGATGACCCAACACAACCATAGCGCCTGTTCATTTCACCGTCAACTCCAGACAGAGCTGTGTAGCTCCGGTAACGCAAGACTTAAGAAGTAACAAAAGGAGGTCACACAAGTTTTGACGTTATTTTGAGCCTGCCGTGGTTCTAGGAGCAGGCAGCATGcaggaacaaaaacacagacacactactAACCGAATATGATAAAAACATCCCAAACACTACGATTCACTCTTAGTGTTTTCTGTGACACAAGAAATATATTGAATTTTCTCACTGCTATTTGATTGTGGACCACTTCCAAATGCGTTTTTTTGAGATCCGATCTCAATGcaaggtggttcgggcatctggtaaggatgcctcctgggcgcctccctagggaggtggtccaggcacgtccagctgggaggaggcctcggggaagacccaggactaggtggagagattatatctccaacctggcctgggaacgcctcgggatcccccagtcggagctggttgatgtggctcgggaaagggatgtttggggtcccctactggagctgctgcccccgcgacccgacaccggataagcggatgaagatggatggatggatggatctcaATGCGTCCTGAAAGAGTTGTCACCTGTACGTAGAGCTGCCCACTTGTGATCTGATCACACAAGACGGATGGTAATGGCAGGTGAAAACGGAAAACGGCAGACAGTTTGACCTGTCATAGCAGCAAAAACACCGGTGAAACTAAATGTGTTAACAACGGCTTAGTTCCAGGTTACCCAGTTAGCCATGACAGTAAGAAGAGCAGCTCCACAGTTACACTCCTGCTaaagctgggcaatatatcgatattatatcgatatcgtaatatgagactagatattttCTTAGATTtgggatattgtaatatggtaagtgttgtcttttcctggttttaaaagctgcattagAGTTAAGTGCTGgacttttctgaacttaacaGACTGTTCTATCTGTTCTGATATTTGCCTTTAGCCACTTAGTCATTAAATTAACATGGCTGatgatattttataaaaaatctcatttgtataaataacattttgttaaagcaccaattgtcaacgaTATATTGTTGCAACattgacattgaggtatttggtcaagaatattgtaatatgtgactttctgcatattGCCCTGCCCTAACTCCTGcttatttgacattttaggcaaaaacaagtgtaaactgtaaaataaattgtatCTGATAAACTACAGACAATCTGAATTACAACactgaataaaatatattttacgaTGAATTGAACTACTGTGCTCTACTGTAGTTCCACAGCATCAGACAACACTGCAGACACAATCTGGGAGCcatattttaaacaaaagcaTCACCTCCTCACCGAAATTCATGGTTTCTCATTTCCAAATGAATTGAAAGGCATTTTGGTTCATGGACTAAAACTTatgggctgcaactaatgattattttcattgttgataaACCTGTCAATAATTTTCCGtgattaattgtttggtctccttaaatgtcagaaaatgttgaaaaatgtggatcagtttTTCCCAAAAGCCCAAGTTGACGtcatcaaatgtcttgttttgttcataACTCAAAGCTATTCAGTTTACCGTCAGAGGAGacaagaaactagaacatattcacattttaaaagctggaatcagattttttttttttttacatttttcataaaaaatggcCCAAACCAATAAATCCATTATcgaaataataacaataaaataatttttttttaattaaaatgaatttaatagttgacaatgaaTTGATCAATTGACTTTGCAGCTCTACTAAAAACCAAACCGGTCAATCCCAGTTCAGTAATGTGATTTACATGATGTTTACAATCTTCACATGTGTATGCACATGTGTAttatgggtggggggggggatctatCTGTTCGCCTTAGTACTGCAACATTTTCAGTGTTAAGTGTAATGATCTTTTATGAAATAATTTGCACatgagaatttaactttttggtgCTAGGTTAATAACATCAATTTTCAGTCCACTAGATGGTATCATTGAGGTGGTTTTCTGTTGAGGTTAGCAGGGTTGATCAGTGTGCAGGAGGAAGTTAGTAAAATAAAGATAGTGAGGGGAAAGGAAATaagtgtttaaataaaaaaaaaaggtaataaaatgcaaatatatTGCATAATATCGCAGTATGTTTAGAATCTCAATAATGTATCATGGCCTCTGGTGGTTCCCACCCctaatgtgtatatgtatatattcacTTCTTCatatacacacttatatacTAACtactaccccaccagagcactgcgctcccagaatgcagggttacttgtggttcctggAGTCtacaaaagtagaatgggagccagagcgttcagctatcaggctcctctcctgtggaaccaggttccagtttgggttcaggaggcagacaccctctccacatttaagagtaggcttaagactttcctctttgacaaagcttatagttagggctggctccggaaagt comes from Etheostoma spectabile isolate EspeVRDwgs_2016 chromosome 19, UIUC_Espe_1.0, whole genome shotgun sequence and encodes:
- the mblac1 gene encoding metallo-beta-lactamase domain-containing protein 1, whose protein sequence is MGTDSKVVSGQFQRVSLSESQLDFPGQPYSVSVLKAGYCLPQPGGTFRADGTVTLLTGTRTILVDTGGPWDRDFLLATLKERGLDPGDIDVVVGTHGHSDHVGNLSLFPAAMMIVGYDISEGDTYRPNKLAEGHAYCIDEHVSVVPTPGHTGQDVSVRVTGTSAGTVLVAGDLFECCADEDSWRDLSMNTAVHEVSRCEALRTADVIIPGHGLPFRVLRN